A genomic region of Brevibacillus sp. JNUCC-41 contains the following coding sequences:
- the ruvX gene encoding Holliday junction resolvase RuvX, with product MRTMGLDLGSKTIGVALSDAMGWTAQGLETIKINEAGNDFGFKRLNEIIKEHDVSKIVLGLPKNMNGTVGPRGEISQDFAKRLENKFKLPVFLWDERLTTMAAERVLLEADVSRSKRKKVIDKMAAVMILQGFLDRQTNSI from the coding sequence ATGCGCACAATGGGACTTGATTTAGGTTCAAAAACCATAGGCGTTGCCCTGAGTGACGCGATGGGTTGGACTGCACAAGGATTGGAAACGATCAAAATTAACGAAGCTGGAAATGACTTCGGCTTTAAACGCCTCAATGAAATTATAAAAGAGCATGATGTTTCTAAAATTGTCCTCGGTTTACCTAAAAATATGAATGGGACTGTTGGACCGCGAGGCGAAATCAGCCAAGATTTCGCTAAACGATTAGAAAACAAATTCAAGCTGCCGGTGTTTCTCTGGGATGAACGGTTGACAACTATGGCGGCTGAACGTGTCCTTCTTGAGGCGGACGTGAGCCGAAGCAAACGCAAGAAAGTCATTGATAAAATGGCTGCTGTCATGATTCTGCAAGGATTCTTGGACAGACAAACAAATTCAATATGA
- a CDS encoding DUF1292 domain-containing protein, whose product MEHGENNITVVDENGNEQLCEILFTFDSDKFNKSYVLYYPMSAEDDEEEIEIHASSFVPSEDNKDGELTPIETEEEWDLVEEMLNTFLDQEEAEEE is encoded by the coding sequence ATGGAACACGGCGAAAACAACATTACAGTAGTAGATGAAAACGGAAACGAGCAGCTTTGCGAAATCCTTTTCACATTCGATTCAGATAAATTCAACAAATCTTATGTACTTTACTATCCGATGTCTGCAGAAGATGACGAGGAAGAAATTGAAATCCACGCTTCATCATTCGTACCAAGCGAAGATAATAAAGATGGTGAACTTACACCGATCGAAACAGAAGAAGAATGGGATCTTGTTGAAGAAATGTTAAATACATTCCTTGACCAAGAAGAAGCAGAAGAAGAATAA
- the mltG gene encoding endolytic transglycosylase MltG: MDEKDKNLSKKEHIQMKLLEQQGEAKLVRKIIMITIASLILLIGIVGLVGFLYINSAMKPVDPDDDTIKKVKIPIGSSVNGISTLLEEQGIIKDARVFKYYIKFRNESGFQAGEYKLSPSMPIKDIVTSIKTGKLMKEAAMKITIPEGKQLIQIADIIAVKTGEDPKKVFKKLNDKKFVNSMQEKFPQLLTSEIENEKVLYPLEGYLFPATYDFYEEKPTLESIVTEMLKKTEETLQAYESQMDKNGYSVHQMLTFASLVEEEATAQVDRGKIASVFYNRIEEGMPLQTDPTVLYAKGSHKSRVYYKDLEVKSPYNTYKNKGLPPGPIANAGTTSIDAVLKPEKTDYLYFLATPEGEVLYSKTLDDHNNKKAEHISNK, translated from the coding sequence ATGGATGAAAAAGATAAAAATTTATCTAAAAAGGAACATATCCAAATGAAATTGTTAGAACAGCAAGGAGAAGCCAAGCTGGTTCGTAAAATCATCATGATTACGATAGCTTCGCTTATTTTACTAATTGGGATCGTTGGACTTGTGGGCTTTTTATATATCAACTCAGCCATGAAGCCAGTCGATCCGGATGATGATACCATCAAGAAAGTGAAAATCCCAATCGGTTCTTCCGTTAACGGAATTTCAACGTTGCTTGAAGAGCAGGGAATAATCAAAGACGCACGCGTATTCAAATATTATATTAAATTCCGCAATGAATCCGGTTTTCAGGCAGGGGAGTATAAATTATCACCTTCCATGCCTATTAAGGATATCGTCACAAGCATCAAAACCGGAAAACTAATGAAGGAAGCTGCAATGAAGATAACGATTCCTGAAGGAAAGCAGCTGATCCAAATTGCTGATATCATCGCCGTGAAGACGGGTGAAGATCCGAAAAAGGTCTTTAAGAAATTGAATGATAAAAAGTTCGTAAATTCCATGCAAGAGAAATTTCCGCAGCTCTTGACGTCGGAAATTGAAAATGAAAAGGTTTTATATCCGCTTGAAGGGTACCTTTTCCCGGCTACTTATGACTTTTATGAGGAAAAGCCGACCCTGGAGTCGATCGTCACCGAGATGCTGAAGAAAACCGAAGAAACATTGCAGGCTTACGAGAGCCAAATGGACAAGAACGGTTATTCCGTGCACCAGATGCTGACCTTCGCTTCGCTTGTCGAAGAAGAGGCGACGGCGCAAGTCGATCGCGGAAAAATAGCTTCCGTCTTTTACAATCGTATTGAGGAAGGTATGCCGCTTCAAACGGATCCGACTGTTTTGTATGCGAAGGGTTCACATAAGAGCAGGGTATATTATAAAGACCTTGAGGTGAAATCCCCTTATAATACGTATAAGAACAAGGGGCTGCCGCCAGGGCCGATAGCCAATGCCGGAACGACATCGATCGATGCGGTACTGAAACCTGAGAAAACGGATTATCTGTACTTTTTGGCCACACCTGAAGGGGAAGTCCTTTACTCCAAGACCTTGGATGACCACAATAACAAAAAGGCAGAGCATATTTCCAATAAATAA
- a CDS encoding IreB family regulatory phosphoprotein → MSSFDKTMKFNFPEEPFERDVQEVLSQVYVALQEKGYNPINQIVGYLLSGDPAYIPRHMDARNIIRKLERDEIIEELVKSYLKNHREEY, encoded by the coding sequence ATGAGTTCCTTTGATAAAACGATGAAATTTAATTTTCCCGAAGAACCATTCGAAAGAGATGTACAAGAAGTACTGTCTCAAGTATATGTTGCACTTCAGGAAAAAGGTTATAACCCTATAAACCAGATTGTCGGTTATCTATTATCTGGTGACCCGGCCTACATCCCGCGCCATATGGATGCTCGGAACATTATTCGTAAGCTTGAACGCGATGAAATCATCGAAGAATTGGTTAAATCGTATCTTAAGAACCACCGAGAGGAATACTAA
- a CDS encoding peptidase U32 family protein, whose protein sequence is MKKPELLVTPTSVDHITELIDAGADAFVIGEQRYALRLAGEFKREDVEKAIELAHAAGKKVYVSMNAIFHNEKVDELEGYVTFLKESGADRIIFGDPAVLMAVRAVAPDMPLHWNTEMTVTNWYTCNYWGKRGAVRAVAAREISLDEIVEMKENAEVEIEVQVHGMTCMFQSKRTLLGNYFEYQGKALEVENRKEQRNMFLHDKERENKYPIYEDENGTHIMSPNDMCMIDELQELIEAEIDSLKIEGLLQTPEYIIEMTKLYREAIDVCAEDPDRYDDVKAELFEKVKAVQPDNRELDTGFFFKESVY, encoded by the coding sequence ATGAAAAAGCCTGAATTACTTGTGACTCCGACAAGTGTCGATCATATAACAGAACTCATCGATGCTGGCGCTGACGCCTTCGTCATTGGCGAACAACGTTATGCGCTTAGGCTGGCAGGGGAGTTCAAACGGGAAGATGTGGAGAAGGCGATTGAGCTTGCACATGCCGCGGGTAAGAAAGTGTACGTATCGATGAACGCCATTTTCCATAATGAAAAAGTGGACGAGCTTGAAGGGTACGTCACATTCCTTAAAGAGTCTGGTGCCGACCGGATCATATTCGGTGATCCCGCAGTCTTGATGGCTGTCCGTGCCGTGGCACCTGATATGCCCCTGCACTGGAATACAGAGATGACGGTAACGAACTGGTACACATGTAATTACTGGGGGAAACGCGGTGCTGTCCGTGCCGTTGCTGCCCGTGAGATAAGTCTGGACGAGATAGTGGAAATGAAGGAAAATGCCGAAGTGGAGATTGAAGTCCAAGTGCATGGCATGACATGCATGTTCCAATCGAAGCGTACGCTCCTTGGTAATTACTTTGAATACCAAGGAAAGGCATTGGAAGTGGAAAATCGGAAGGAACAGCGAAATATGTTCTTGCATGATAAGGAACGTGAAAATAAATATCCGATTTATGAAGATGAAAATGGTACACATATCATGAGTCCGAATGATATGTGCATGATCGATGAACTACAGGAATTGATTGAAGCGGAAATCGATTCACTGAAAATCGAAGGATTATTACAAACCCCGGAATATATCATTGAAATGACAAAGTTATATCGGGAAGCGATTGACGTATGTGCTGAAGACCCTGACCGCTATGATGATGTGAAAGCGGAACTTTTTGAAAAAGTCAAAGCGGTTCAGCCGGATAACCGTGAGTTGGATACCGGGTTCTTCTTTAAAGAATCGGTTTATTAA
- a CDS encoding PRC-barrel domain-containing protein, which yields MRTFSLLKGMPVFTIKGERIGTVHDLSISEMGQVTGLVVHQQALFKRAFHLELDGISSFGPDGIVIRQQDSALSKVPADSICLSKDELLGRMLFSEMGEELGLLQDVYFKEKMGTIIAYETTDGFFSESTVIESKQPPALGKDTIIVSVYEQ from the coding sequence TTGCGGACGTTTTCTTTATTGAAAGGAATGCCGGTTTTTACGATCAAAGGAGAAAGAATCGGCACGGTCCACGATTTATCAATTTCTGAAATGGGACAAGTAACAGGGTTGGTCGTTCATCAACAAGCATTGTTCAAAAGAGCTTTTCATTTGGAACTTGACGGCATTTCTTCATTCGGTCCGGATGGGATCGTGATCAGGCAACAAGATTCTGCCTTAAGTAAAGTGCCTGCGGATTCCATTTGCCTATCGAAGGACGAGTTATTGGGACGCATGCTCTTTTCAGAAATGGGTGAAGAACTTGGTTTACTGCAGGATGTATATTTCAAGGAGAAAATGGGCACGATTATAGCGTATGAAACAACGGATGGGTTTTTCTCTGAGTCGACAGTGATAGAATCAAAACAGCCGCCAGCATTAGGGAAGGATACCATCATTGTTTCAGTTTATGAACAGTGA
- a CDS encoding TPM domain-containing protein, whose protein sequence is MKKLAVFALFFILTFSLANVAAAQPNIPEPIGDIYVQDFAGVLSEQEKSELIELGKRLDDATKAQISVLTVDSMEGSEIEEYSVEALRSFKLGDAELNNGVLIVLAMEEQKIRIEVGYGLEGAITDIKSGQILDDVAIPALKEGKYDVALTETYKAVYNDVTKEYNLGDEFYQDLSVQPESENFQPSGLQIFLIIIVVIIVFILDAKFFKGFFLQTLINILLIFISRGGGGRGGGSGGPRGGGGGSSGGGGASRGW, encoded by the coding sequence ATGAAAAAACTCGCTGTGTTTGCGCTATTCTTCATTCTCACGTTCAGTTTAGCAAACGTGGCCGCAGCACAACCTAACATTCCTGAACCAATTGGGGATATTTATGTTCAGGACTTTGCCGGAGTCCTGAGTGAACAGGAAAAATCCGAACTCATCGAACTAGGGAAACGATTGGATGATGCCACAAAAGCACAAATTTCCGTTTTGACGGTTGATTCGATGGAAGGATCCGAGATCGAGGAGTACTCGGTCGAGGCATTGAGATCATTCAAGCTTGGGGATGCCGAGCTGAACAATGGAGTCCTCATTGTGCTGGCCATGGAAGAACAGAAAATCCGTATTGAAGTGGGGTACGGTTTGGAAGGGGCCATTACCGATATAAAATCTGGACAGATTTTGGACGATGTGGCTATCCCTGCGCTGAAAGAGGGTAAATATGATGTGGCCCTGACGGAAACTTATAAGGCCGTGTATAACGATGTCACGAAAGAATACAACCTAGGTGACGAGTTTTATCAAGATCTTTCCGTACAGCCCGAGTCAGAAAACTTTCAGCCATCAGGTTTACAGATTTTCCTGATTATCATCGTTGTCATCATTGTATTCATCCTCGATGCCAAGTTCTTTAAAGGATTTTTCCTTCAAACACTAATCAATATCCTTTTGATATTCATCAGTCGCGGAGGCGGCGGCCGTGGAGGCGGAAGCGGTGGTCCACGTGGCGGTGGAGGAGGAAGTTCCGGTGGCGGAGGTGCCAGCAGAGGATGGTAA
- a CDS encoding O-methyltransferase: MNGKIEQYLHSLIPERTGLLKELEDFAMENNVPIMEPEGIEVLLQILRLHQPKAILEVGSAIGYSAIRMAETLPEARIVTLERNEARIEQARANFKKAGLSERITLIEGDALEAGPKVMEHGPFDIIFVDAAKGQYKRFFELFEPFLAGAGIIITDNVLFKGLVAENIEEMEMTRRKRALIKKIRDFNIWLHDHPNFDTVILPIGDGVAISKHRGDKNEKA, encoded by the coding sequence TTGAACGGAAAAATAGAACAATATCTTCATTCCTTAATTCCGGAGCGTACGGGTTTGCTTAAGGAGTTGGAAGATTTTGCGATGGAAAATAATGTGCCGATCATGGAGCCCGAAGGCATTGAGGTGCTGCTTCAGATTTTAAGGCTTCATCAGCCAAAGGCGATATTGGAAGTAGGTTCGGCAATTGGCTATTCGGCCATTAGGATGGCTGAGACCCTTCCTGAAGCCCGAATCGTCACACTTGAACGGAATGAAGCCCGTATTGAGCAGGCAAGGGCTAACTTCAAGAAGGCGGGACTGTCGGAAAGGATCACCCTCATTGAAGGGGATGCCCTTGAAGCGGGACCGAAAGTGATGGAACACGGTCCGTTTGATATCATCTTCGTTGATGCAGCTAAAGGGCAGTACAAGCGATTCTTTGAACTGTTTGAACCATTCCTTGCTGGTGCTGGCATTATAATTACCGATAATGTTTTATTCAAAGGCTTGGTTGCCGAAAACATTGAAGAAATGGAAATGACGAGAAGAAAGCGAGCCCTTATTAAAAAAATAAGGGACTTTAACATCTGGTTACATGACCATCCCAACTTCGATACCGTAATTTTGCCGATTGGTGATGGTGTGGCCATTAGTAAACATAGAGGTGACAAAAATGAAAAAGCCTGA
- a CDS encoding AI-2E family transporter has protein sequence MSIRLKWFYRLGFLLLLFFVIYIFMKLKPMWGPAVTVCVTVLLPFLIGAFISYLLHPVVEYLNEKGMRRWLSITIIYLLFFGGIGFAVYKGIPMIVSQVRELSESVPELVEQYRGRIDKLNHQTAAWPFGIHERFEEGVTLFEGWLKGIPEKAMEYAMKMIDFIVLIALIPFIAFYILKDFTVLKKMAWYMTPKKWRKQGRAFVRDVDASLGGYIRGQIIVCVVIGLISSLLFWIVGMKYPLLLGAIIGITNVIPYFGPIIGAIPAVVIAATMSVKMVLIIAVIVLVLQFLEGNILSPLIVGKSLHMHPLFIMLALLAGGEMGGIVGMVVSIPLLAVLKVFVLHARVHFRKKPPLIDK, from the coding sequence GTGAGTATTCGTTTAAAATGGTTTTATCGCCTGGGTTTTTTATTGCTCTTATTTTTCGTTATCTATATTTTTATGAAACTCAAACCCATGTGGGGACCTGCCGTTACTGTATGCGTGACGGTACTGCTGCCTTTTTTGATTGGTGCGTTCATCAGTTACTTGCTGCACCCTGTAGTGGAATATTTAAATGAGAAAGGGATGCGTCGCTGGCTTTCGATTACGATCATCTATTTGTTGTTTTTCGGAGGGATCGGCTTTGCTGTTTATAAAGGTATTCCAATGATCGTCAGCCAGGTTCGCGAGCTGTCGGAAAGCGTGCCGGAACTGGTTGAACAGTACCGGGGCAGGATTGATAAGCTCAATCATCAAACGGCGGCCTGGCCGTTCGGAATTCATGAAAGATTCGAAGAAGGTGTCACCCTTTTCGAAGGTTGGCTGAAAGGTATACCTGAAAAGGCGATGGAGTATGCAATGAAGATGATTGATTTCATCGTCCTGATTGCGTTGATTCCATTCATTGCTTTTTATATCCTGAAGGATTTCACTGTGTTAAAAAAAATGGCATGGTATATGACCCCGAAAAAATGGCGTAAACAGGGACGGGCTTTCGTTCGTGATGTGGATGCGTCGCTTGGCGGCTATATCCGCGGACAAATCATCGTTTGTGTCGTGATCGGTTTGATTTCCTCGCTGCTCTTCTGGATAGTCGGTATGAAATATCCGCTTCTATTGGGGGCGATAATCGGTATAACGAATGTCATCCCGTATTTCGGGCCGATTATCGGGGCCATTCCCGCAGTGGTCATCGCCGCGACAATGTCAGTTAAAATGGTGTTGATCATCGCGGTCATCGTGCTCGTACTTCAATTTCTTGAGGGAAATATCCTTTCACCGTTAATAGTCGGTAAAAGCCTCCATATGCATCCGCTGTTCATCATGCTTGCATTATTGGCCGGGGGCGAAATGGGCGGTATCGTGGGCATGGTCGTTTCGATTCCCCTCTTGGCTGTGTTGAAAGTTTTTGTACTTCATGCCCGCGTTCACTTTAGAAAGAAGCCGCCCCTTATTGACAAATAA
- a CDS encoding LemA family protein — protein MKKGWIIGIVVVVLLVIFGASSYNGLVSASEDVDNKWSQVDNQLKRRADLIPNLVETVKGYASHETEAIKAVSDARSKLAGANSTEDAIAADQELSGALSRLLVVVENYPDLKANENFKGLMDSLEGTENRLTVARKDYNDEVTNYNKMIKRFPKNMMAGAFGFDAKPYFEVTNQEKETPKVDFGSDK, from the coding sequence ATGAAAAAAGGTTGGATAATAGGAATAGTCGTTGTCGTTTTATTGGTCATCTTTGGTGCATCTTCGTACAACGGCCTTGTAAGTGCCAGTGAAGACGTCGATAATAAATGGTCACAGGTGGATAACCAATTAAAACGGAGAGCGGATTTGATTCCGAATCTTGTGGAAACGGTGAAGGGTTATGCTTCGCATGAAACGGAAGCCATTAAAGCGGTGAGCGATGCACGCTCGAAGCTGGCCGGTGCCAATTCGACTGAAGATGCAATTGCAGCCGACCAAGAATTGAGCGGGGCCTTGAGCCGGCTTTTGGTGGTTGTTGAGAACTATCCGGATTTAAAGGCCAATGAGAACTTCAAGGGTCTCATGGATAGTTTGGAAGGAACGGAAAATCGGCTGACTGTAGCCCGAAAAGACTATAATGATGAAGTTACCAACTATAATAAAATGATTAAACGCTTTCCGAAGAATATGATGGCAGGAGCGTTCGGGTTCGATGCCAAACCATATTTTGAAGTGACCAATCAAGAAAAAGAAACGCCAAAGGTTGATTTCGGGAGCGATAAATAA
- the alaS gene encoding alanine--tRNA ligase, translating to MKYLTGAQIRQMYLDFFSEKGHNIEPSASLVPHEDPSLLWINSGVATLKKYFDGRVIPENPRITNAQKAIRTNDIENVGKTARHHTFFEMLGNFSIGEYFKEEAITWAWEFLTDEKWIGFDKEKLAVTIHPEDDEAFELWNKKIGVPAERIIRLEENFWDIGEGPSGPNTEIFYDRGPAYGDDPNDPELYPGGENERHLEVWNLVFSQFNHNPDGSYTPLPKKNIDTGMGLERMASVVQDVATNYDTDLFMPIIRAVEEISDVKYGADTEKDVAFKVIADHIRTVAFAVGDGALPSNEGRGYVLRRLLRRAVRYAKQININRPFMFELVTVVGEIMKDFYPEVLKNKEFIAKVIKNEEERFHETLNDGLSILSEVIKKEKEKGGTTIPGSDAFRLYDTYGFPIELTEEYAEEEGMTVDQAGFEKEMDAQRERARSARQDVDSMQIQGGVLGDIKVESEFVGYDQVAVEAKVAAIVKNGELVTEAEEGEEVQVILNKTPFYAESGGQIADIGTMASESVKVDVHDVQKAPNGQNLHRVTVTAGTLTADSNIVAAVNQENRIHITKNHTATHLLHQALKDVLGTHVNQAGSLVQAERLRFDFSHFGQITAEEIEQIETIVNEKIWQSLQVNTDYKNIDEAKAMGAMALFGEKYGKVVRVVQIGDYSLELCGGVHVPNTAVIGLFKIVSESGIGAGTRRIEAVTGAGAYQLMTEQIGVLKDAAAKLKTNLKDVPSRIETVLAEVKDLHRENESLTAKLSNIEASSLVSNVKEVNGVQVLVAKVQATDMNNLRAMADDLKQKLDSVIIVLGSAQGDKVNLIAGVTKDYIDRGFHAGKLVKEVASRCGGGGGGRPDMAQAGGKDPKKLDSALNFVEEWVLSIS from the coding sequence ATGAAGTATTTAACTGGTGCTCAAATCCGCCAAATGTATTTAGATTTTTTTAGTGAAAAAGGCCATAACATCGAACCAAGTGCGTCATTGGTTCCTCATGAAGATCCATCACTGCTTTGGATCAATTCCGGGGTGGCGACGTTAAAGAAATATTTTGATGGACGGGTGATTCCTGAAAATCCAAGGATCACAAATGCCCAAAAGGCCATCCGTACGAACGATATTGAAAACGTGGGGAAAACGGCACGTCATCATACGTTTTTCGAAATGCTCGGAAACTTCTCCATTGGTGAATACTTCAAAGAAGAAGCCATTACATGGGCTTGGGAGTTTTTGACGGATGAAAAATGGATTGGCTTCGACAAAGAGAAATTGGCTGTAACGATCCATCCTGAAGATGATGAAGCATTCGAACTCTGGAATAAGAAAATCGGTGTTCCTGCTGAAAGGATCATTCGCCTGGAAGAAAACTTCTGGGATATCGGTGAGGGTCCAAGCGGTCCGAATACAGAGATTTTCTATGACCGGGGACCGGCATATGGCGATGATCCCAATGATCCGGAACTATATCCAGGCGGGGAAAATGAACGTCATCTGGAAGTCTGGAACCTTGTGTTTTCTCAATTCAACCATAATCCTGATGGTTCTTACACACCTCTTCCAAAGAAGAATATCGATACAGGAATGGGCCTTGAACGTATGGCTTCCGTCGTTCAAGATGTGGCGACGAACTATGATACAGATTTATTCATGCCGATCATCCGGGCAGTCGAAGAGATTTCCGATGTGAAGTATGGTGCCGATACAGAAAAAGATGTTGCCTTCAAGGTCATTGCCGACCATATTCGTACGGTTGCCTTTGCAGTAGGTGACGGTGCTCTTCCATCCAACGAAGGCCGCGGTTATGTATTGCGCCGTTTACTCCGCAGAGCGGTTCGATATGCTAAGCAAATCAACATCAATCGACCATTCATGTTCGAGCTTGTGACGGTCGTAGGCGAAATCATGAAAGACTTCTACCCTGAAGTCCTCAAGAATAAAGAGTTCATTGCAAAAGTAATCAAAAATGAAGAGGAACGCTTCCATGAAACCCTGAATGATGGACTGTCCATCCTTTCTGAAGTCATTAAAAAGGAAAAGGAAAAAGGCGGTACGACCATTCCGGGCAGTGATGCATTCCGTTTATATGACACATATGGTTTCCCGATTGAGTTAACGGAAGAATATGCAGAAGAAGAAGGCATGACGGTCGATCAAGCCGGATTTGAAAAAGAGATGGATGCACAGCGTGAACGTGCCCGTTCAGCGCGTCAAGATGTGGATTCGATGCAAATCCAAGGCGGGGTATTGGGCGATATAAAAGTTGAAAGTGAATTTGTCGGCTATGATCAAGTAGCTGTCGAAGCCAAAGTTGCTGCCATCGTAAAAAATGGCGAACTTGTAACGGAGGCAGAAGAAGGAGAAGAAGTTCAAGTGATACTGAACAAGACTCCTTTCTACGCGGAAAGCGGCGGACAAATAGCCGATATAGGAACGATGGCCAGTGAATCCGTGAAGGTAGATGTCCATGATGTCCAAAAAGCCCCTAATGGCCAAAACCTGCACCGTGTAACGGTTACTGCCGGCACTTTAACAGCAGATTCCAATATCGTCGCTGCAGTAAATCAAGAAAACCGCATCCATATCACGAAAAACCATACAGCGACGCACCTTCTGCACCAGGCGTTGAAAGATGTGCTTGGTACACATGTCAACCAAGCTGGTTCACTCGTACAGGCTGAGCGCCTTCGCTTCGACTTCTCTCATTTTGGTCAGATAACGGCGGAAGAGATTGAACAAATCGAAACGATTGTAAATGAAAAGATTTGGCAAAGCTTACAAGTGAATACGGACTATAAAAACATCGATGAAGCAAAAGCTATGGGCGCTATGGCCTTGTTCGGCGAAAAATACGGCAAGGTTGTCCGTGTCGTTCAAATAGGTGATTACAGCCTAGAACTTTGCGGCGGTGTCCATGTTCCGAATACAGCGGTAATCGGCTTGTTCAAAATCGTTTCCGAAAGCGGCATCGGAGCTGGGACTCGCCGTATAGAAGCGGTAACGGGTGCCGGGGCATACCAATTGATGACTGAGCAAATCGGTGTCTTGAAGGACGCAGCTGCTAAATTGAAAACAAACTTGAAAGACGTACCTTCAAGAATTGAAACGGTACTGGCAGAAGTGAAGGATCTTCATCGTGAGAATGAAAGCCTTACTGCAAAATTAAGCAATATCGAAGCAAGCAGCCTTGTTTCTAACGTAAAAGAAGTAAATGGGGTTCAAGTATTGGTGGCAAAGGTTCAAGCTACCGACATGAATAATCTGCGTGCCATGGCGGATGATTTGAAACAAAAGCTCGATTCTGTCATCATCGTATTAGGTTCGGCCCAAGGTGATAAAGTCAATTTGATTGCCGGGGTGACCAAGGATTACATCGATCGCGGTTTCCATGCTGGTAAATTGGTCAAAGAAGTTGCTTCCCGCTGTGGCGGTGGTGGCGGCGGCCGTCCAGATATGGCCCAAGCCGGCGGAAAAGACCCTAAAAAATTGGATTCAGCACTTAATTTTGTTGAAGAATGGGTCTTATCGATTTCATAA